In Vicia villosa cultivar HV-30 ecotype Madison, WI linkage group LG7, Vvil1.0, whole genome shotgun sequence, the DNA window CTTTTGATGGATACATTTCATAGGCTTTATGATTTGTTGGAGTATAAGGAAGCGTCGGTAGCGGATATGTGAGAATTAGGGTGAGTGGAAGATGATGCTTGGAGTTTGCGGAGGAGGTTGTTTGTGTGGGAGGAAGAGTTGGTCGGGAAACATATTCATTTGTTGGAGTCTATAATGGAGTGAGAGGCAGAGGATGACTCTTGGGGTTGGCGTCTTCATTCCTCAAGTTGTTATAATGTTAGCAGTGTTTACTACTTATTCATAAACTCGGCGAATACTCAAAGGAATTGTGATTCCCATGTGTGATGGTCTAAAGTGGTGCCTCTTGAGATAAATCTTTTTTGTGTCATTTGTATCGTAATAGATTACCGACGAAGGATAATTTGATAAGGCGTAATATATTATCAGTTGAAAATCAGACATGTAGTAATGATTGTCTCCATATCAAGAATAGAGATCACATTTCTGTTCGATGCAAGCATTATAGTAATGTTTGGCAGGTTATATCTGGTTGGTTGGGATTTTGCTCGGTTTTTCAGGGTCATTGCATAGATTATCGTGATCAATTTTTTGCTTTGGAAGGAACAGGTAAAGAGTGTAGTCTTGCTTTACATGTCATTTGGAGTGCAGTGGTGCGGATTATTTGGGAAGTGATAAGTGctaaaatgtagttattttgtgtatgtaaatattggcacttatcgatactttttgtcaTCACCGTTTGAATAATTTCTCGTTTTTGTATGCAAATTCGTATACTTTTTGAATagttatattttcatatacttttatattgTTCGatagtttttgtatatttttgtcgGTATTTTTGCGTaatcggagccttgaggaataaagtgtcgaagacacggttgCGAACacgttttgaagaaataaagttTGCTTTTCTCGTGTAGCGCACTAAGCGTGGTCTGAGAGCTgaagagcttggtttggcagaaGTTACCGCGTGacgcgctctagggcggtttaaGTTTTTAGTGAAGGCATGCTACGCACACtggaccgcgctaagcgcgctctgcgtatttttgtttttctgtttatAGACATCTTTGTTTTAGTTGGGGtttatcatctcttctttgacAAAGTTGAGCTCTGGTCCATTCTTTATAGTTTAAAGGTTCAAGCAACACTATTTGGGGGTTCATCATTTCGATTGAACGCGGGTGGTCTCCGATTGTGCCGACAACACGAGAAGTTTccatttgttcttcttcttcttccatgtgactcattccaatggtggaatttgtatgtatattttctctctcttgtatgtatatttgttgatcttgggatcgtttatatattttctttacaaatcatcattgttgttgttcttgatctttttgcttaaatgctctggatttttgttgttgttgaaatagacatcatagatcttgattaggaatgataactattaGTTTCTAAATTGTAGAAATAGATTTGGGGCTAATAATCCTAATGGGTATCGAGTTGAATacctctgtgttgtttgtgtcggttggaAAATCACTGATATAAATAGTACGGTTaaactctcgtcggtgttgcagaaatggacattgatgctGCGTCTTGAGCGATAcccggtgattttgatgcgtattgtgagtgttgagcgtcagattatatatttataaatttcatAATATTTTAATAGAGTAAACTTTTTTTATAGTGAAACATTTATTTCCATTGCTCTCTTTCATGGGATATGGGCTTCTTATTCTTATTAGTGGCCAAATATGCCACTttctaaattaaataaagaattgcattaaaaatctacttaatataaatgtaaggttgtcatgatgacaaccttagACAAAACCCTAGCTAAATGATGATGTGTCAATCTCACAAAATTTCTCAAATAAAAAACTCACTAAAATTGTTATTTCTTAATAAAACTCTTCATTCTTTTaactttaattcaaaaaataaaaagtgaattttattttaataatctctaaaattataaataatcatAATatgaaagtataaaataaaaaaatatttcattttaataattattatattttaaataatacactccaatggtgagtttatctttaatattttttaatttattaatttgtaaaaaaaatcaaattttatgaatttgtaaatttaaatattttattttaaaaaatattgtcttaattgaaaataaaaaaaataattaaaaaatttacagGTTAGATTATATAATAAtgtactttttttaatttaaattctttttttttgtttctatagtgtatattagttatattttttatgtttcacAAATATCTTTAtgcaataaaataattaaataattatagaaGATCCAGTCAAATATTTCATCCTCCTTAATTATTGCGGTTATCAGTTTCATATTTATTCTAAATTTAAAACTTATAATAAATTTGAATTCAATTGACTCTATCAATTTTTAACGTCTAAATcatgatttattatatttattttaaccaATATTACTTATCACTTGATTTGTATTCAATTTATAACAGCTATAAATCTAATTCATTTTTTTGGTCATTAATCAACGTACACAAACCTAAGTTGCTTATATTATAAAagatatttactaaaataacaaTTATGTTTTTATACAAATTGATTGCATTCATGTAATATAAATACATAATAgatgaacaaaaataaataataattaaagaataatagtaataaatataGTAATCATTGTCCTTAATTTTATGTATAATACACACTTttgaataataatattatttatttagattatttaaaatttaaaaacttagaagattttatatttatgagtttctatttttttaatttgtaaaagAAAAATCATGAGTTTGTAAATTTAAGTgtcttaatttaaattttttgtctTAATccgaaatatttttgttttttgtatgGTTTATTTTAAtgagattttataaaatttaataggtTAGAATTAGAGAAAGTGTAACAACCCctgattttttttaaacttttgaaattatgttttatttaaataatttatatattatttttataataaataccacatagtaaaatataaaaaaactctaaaaaatattaatagtcctccattttaactttattttctaactttaatATTACTTTAATTCTAATTGTAATAGTATATTCGGAAATTATTCTAAATCAATAACATTCTCTTTTATATTCCATAACTAACCATTACTTTTTAGTTTTTCAGTTTTTTCATATCTTTAACTCTTCATTGAAGGTGTCATAAATTTTTGTTTTACTgcaatactttattttttttatctgttACTGTTTTTCTATTAATTGGTAAAATAATTAACAGTTTCATAGTATTAATAATAGTCTATGAAAACGATTATAAAATAGTGTCTTTTTATATTCTTACACACCTTTGTAACCACTCTTAATCTTACCTTCATTATTTTCCAATTTCATTTGCTACCATTTTTACCTATTTGTTCTTTTCTAAGATTTTCATGTCTCATAACAACTTCAATCattaagaaaaaaatttcaattttatttgctACAATTTTTTACCTATTTGTTCTTTTTTAGGATTTTCATGCCTCATAACAACTTCAATCGGTaagattttttttctaataactatttataaatttgtttatcttattgttaaatttcatactcatttatCCTATTTTCATGTAAAATACAATATATGTTTTTGCAGGCTTAGCGAAGATAAAATATTACAagcatatataataaaaattatatttgctTTGGAAAACCTATATCAAAAGTGATTCGTTGGAGCACAACATTATAAATTTTGTTGATAAGATGTATTAgagtttattattaatttaaatacaaatgATTCATGAAAATATTGATAGGGTataatcaatttaataaatagaaaattgtATTACTATAATTAATTCATTGTATTGAAGATGTttgtattaaattatattaaaaaattattcactTTTTAAGTTGATTGTATTGTATACATGATTATATTCTTTAACTTACGTACatttgtgtttatttttttaagaaattgaattaaaatacctATCACACTAAAATATTATATtgtatatgattaaaaaaatatttgaaaaaaatatgattttgttttattgtttCATTTATTGTCTCACtattgaaaattttgttttttattaatttatattggaTTTATAATAAACCAAACAACATTATAAGTTTTGTTGATAAAATGTGTTtgagtttattattattttaaatagaaataattCATGAAAATATTGATATGGTGTAAtccatttaataaataaaaaattatattactatAATTAATTGATAGTATTGAAGATGTTTGTAttaaattatattgaaaaaaattcactttttaagTTGATTGTATTGGAAATAATTATATTCTTTAACTTGACTTATGTACATTTTGTGTTTATATTTTAAGAAATCGGATTAAAATACCTATCACACTAAAATAAATTATTgtatagaataaaaaaaattatttgaaaaaaatatttgttaaacTTTTACAACAAATACTTGAGatctataaatattattaatttaattagataaaACTTATATTCTAtgctctttttattttatttttaaatttaacttttaaCAAATTTGTCATTAAATTTTTTCTGTAACTTATTACTTTTATAAATGAGACATTAttatttattcgttttaaaaaataaacattggGGACaatttctctacccatcacaaaaaggtgggtagtgtaccttcaaccaatcacaaggttccatttaattttaacatatttaattaattataaaatagtataattttttgttgtttccaaGAAATTTTGCATAgaaggtaactttacccaactttttgagttgggtaaataagaattcaccacaTTATTATTCTTAATTAAGATGGATCACTTTATTAATAGAAATTATTATAACTGATAATATGATAAACAAATCATATTATTTactattataaaatttaattattttaatagacaaaaataaatatcattagtaaaaaataaaaatatattttatacttttaatCACTTTTGTTTGTGGAAATACAAATTttcgttgagttcttcttcaattaaatttttgagaaataatatttaaaagaacaATTATAATCATAtccgtgcaacgcacgggccataTTTCTagtttattgaaaaaaattaagaagGCAAAGACATAAACCTAATCCAAAAAATAAATTGTCTGAATTAGTTAGTCTACGAGATagtcaaattaaataaattattacataTACAATTTTAACAGATTCATTTATTTAGTTGGGCCTGATAAAGTCTATTTAGTTGGGCCTGATAAAGCCCAAAGTATATTTAATTGGGCCTGATAAAGCCCAAAACAAGAGAAACTCTTGAATCTTCGTCAAAATTGAAGCTCTCATAACAAGTCATCAATGGCGGAGGAACCTCTGTGGTAGAGTCAACTCATCAATCAAAGCAACTTCCAAACATAGCAAGAAATGATGACCACGTTCGCTCTCTCTCTTCTTCTGTTATTTCCGATTCTATCTTCGGCTACACTAGAAGAAGAATTTCACGAGGAGTTGCTACTTAAACCCTTACCCGATCGCAAAGTGCTTGCGCATTTTCACTTCCAAACCGGAGCTCCGGTTGCGGAAGAATCCTTCGCTCGTCACCATCACCTCTTCCCCAAATCCATTTCTCAACTGGTGTGTCTTTACTTTACTCTTTCCTCTTTTCTATAATTATAGCTAATTTTGTTTTCCATTATATTATTTCGGGACTGGTTTTGTGATTTGAAGTATTATTTCGTGAAATGTTTCTGTTGAATTTGGTTGCAAGCTATTGAAATTGTTTCAAAATTGTCTAAATAATGTGGAGATTCATGTAGTTAAGACTGTTGATGATTCTTGTGAGTTTTAGGTTTAGTAATTTAACTGCACATTGCGGCTGTTGCACCGCAAATTTTTAGTGGGAGATGCTTGAAATACTTTGTTGAAAAACTCTTAATCTTAAGATTTTTCATTGGATCACAAGTAAATTGAATTATAGGGTTCTGAAATTTTGagttttgatataaaaaaaaacatggatAAAATTGTGTATGTGGTTTCTAATGCAGTCAGACATGTAATttaaaatcacaccgcaattgcgacCTGATGCGGTTGCCAAAGCTACTGCACCAGCAATATTGCGGTCGCTATTTTGGTTGTTgactgcaatttaaaaccatgatttGAATATCTAATGACGATTTCAACTATCTACAATGGTCTAATCACATTTACATTTACTGTTACTGGTCGTTATTTTTGTTACCGACTAATTCAAGTCTCGCTGAGGTATCTAACTCATGCATCCTTAATTGGTTTGTATTGTATGTATATGAATGACAGTTTGGTGATGAGAGTTGAATGTCTAAAACCATTTAGTTGAAGTTGTCTTGGCTTTTCTGTGAGCATAAGTATTGTTTGAGGAAATCCTTTACATGACACCAGATGCCAATGGCTCTtggttttataaatttatattttatttttgatgttCCTTGCTTATATTTTAGTATATACtgtatttttgtgtttttctgtGAATTGTAGAAGCGAGATTGTTTTATACTTTCCTATATTCTGACTTCTCAGATATTTGTTTTCTTGAATATACTAATTAACATATGGATTAGTGTTGGATGGACAGGTTAAGAAATTTCACATTAAAGCAATGGAGTTATCTTTCACACAAGGTCGATGGAACTATGAAAGATGGGGTGGACTAGATCCAATATCTAGCCAAAATGCAAAGCCTCCTGGAGTTGAATTGTGGGCAGTTTTTGATGTTCCTCAACATCAGGTGGATGCTTCTTGGAAAAATTTGACGCATTCTCTATCGGGTCTCTTTTGTGCTTCGATAAACTTCCTAGAGTCTTCTAGCTCTTATTCTGCTCCTAAATGGGCGTCTCAGTCAGCCTTAGGTAGTTTAAGATATGGCACGCTGCCGCGTGAAGCTGTCTGCACAGAGAATCTTACTCCCTGGTTGAAACTCCTTCCTTGTCGAGATAAAGCTGGACTTTCGGTGTTAATGGATAGACCGTCTATTTACCGGAGTTTTTATCATTCACAGCGATTGCACTTGACAGCATCCACGGCTCCGGCAGATGGGTTAGATTCGGGAATTGTTCTAGAACAAACACTTACGGTTGTGCTACAGCCTGATATTCAGAAAACTAGTTTGAGCTTTCCCGATGAATTTAAGATTCAACCAAGCTGGTCTATGAGTTCAATATTTGGACGAAAAGTGAGCGGAAGGTGTGTTCTTGCTAAGTCGAGTAATGTCTACCTTCAAGTCGAGAGAGATTTAGTCGCTCAACTTGAGAAGCTCCACAAGAATACTGTTGCGTATGCTGATAATGACAAGGGTATAGATGTTTTGGGAGAGAATCTTGGCTTTGAAATATCTATTACACCGGATAGGGTTCATAAAGAACTGGAAAAGAGCTCTTCAATTCTGTATGAATATTCGATCAAAGAGTACAATGACACTGAACAATTTGATTTAGGCCTAACATGGAAATATCCAGTTGTTTGGTCCTGTCCACTTGCACCTTTATATGCCAGTAGATTTTTAATTGGAAGTGGAAATGAAAGGGGCTCGATTGCAATATCCTTGAAGTCTACAGA includes these proteins:
- the LOC131616342 gene encoding uncharacterized protein LOC131616342 isoform X1 codes for the protein MMTTFALSLLLLFPILSSATLEEEFHEELLLKPLPDRKVLAHFHFQTGAPVAEESFARHHHLFPKSISQLVKKFHIKAMELSFTQGRWNYERWGGLDPISSQNAKPPGVELWAVFDVPQHQVDASWKNLTHSLSGLFCASINFLESSSSYSAPKWASQSALGSLRYGTLPREAVCTENLTPWLKLLPCRDKAGLSVLMDRPSIYRSFYHSQRLHLTASTAPADGLDSGIVLEQTLTVVLQPDIQKTSLSFPDEFKIQPSWSMSSIFGRKVSGRCVLAKSSNVYLQVERDLVAQLEKLHKNTVAYADNDKGIDVLGENLGFEISITPDRVHKELEKSSSILYEYSIKEYNDTEQFDLGLTWKYPVVWSCPLAPLYASRFLIGSGNERGSIAISLKSTELTKGSIVTNNVEEKCKLQVNVLQIVPWYIKVYYHTLQLLVDGKPQAVTDFVERMSVSPSEDKVSTGMMELVLRFPCEIKSAMLNIEFDKGFLHIDEYPPDANQGFDIPSAIISFPDFHAGLQFSDDSISKSPMVSKLQEKSPVLLYTEVLLVPLTTPDFSMPYNVITITCTVFALYFGSLLNVLRRRVAEEERLLKANKAPFLRQVLNKLSSRFRGGSSESTQPKQPSSSFITPKLIIKIILVAGFAVVWQFYLK
- the LOC131616342 gene encoding uncharacterized protein LOC131616342 isoform X2; translation: MELSFTQGRWNYERWGGLDPISSQNAKPPGVELWAVFDVPQHQVDASWKNLTHSLSGLFCASINFLESSSSYSAPKWASQSALGSLRYGTLPREAVCTENLTPWLKLLPCRDKAGLSVLMDRPSIYRSFYHSQRLHLTASTAPADGLDSGIVLEQTLTVVLQPDIQKTSLSFPDEFKIQPSWSMSSIFGRKVSGRCVLAKSSNVYLQVERDLVAQLEKLHKNTVAYADNDKGIDVLGENLGFEISITPDRVHKELEKSSSILYEYSIKEYNDTEQFDLGLTWKYPVVWSCPLAPLYASRFLIGSGNERGSIAISLKSTELTKGSIVTNNVEEKCKLQVNVLQIVPWYIKVYYHTLQLLVDGKPQAVTDFVERMSVSPSEDKVSTGMMELVLRFPCEIKSAMLNIEFDKGFLHIDEYPPDANQGFDIPSAIISFPDFHAGLQFSDDSISKSPMVSKLQEKSPVLLYTEVLLVPLTTPDFSMPYNVITITCTVFALYFGSLLNVLRRRVAEEERLLKANKAPFLRQVLNKLSSRFRGGSSESTQPKQPSSSFITPKLIIKIILVAGFAVVWQFYLK